In Salana multivorans, a single genomic region encodes these proteins:
- a CDS encoding FtsK/SpoIIIE domain-containing protein, translating to MWRLSVLPSPESKLAPVDVVVEAAEGSTVADLAAGLGDHLGGRGLLLAPTTQGRAWPADTPLVDAGLRDGDVLEVSSVPADWRHRPGPRRTPRATVRVVAGPDAGRHADITGDTLTIGRAPSSGLRLSDPLVSRTHARILLSETPVVLDVGSAHGTVVGGRTITRSTPVAFGERITLGSTVVVIHDGAGEAGRERGVLRSPRFGDRVVAAELDTPTPPGSPRPTPLSWPMMLMPILMGAAMFGMTRSPVSLVFMAGFPAMMFATWLMQRGRARREFEEETALWREDLRAVLATIETAAATQRVNAVDDEPDLGVVLARAIARDHRLWVRRDDSDDFLAVRAGLGPRAALVTGKAVTTGDRGLRAEVTRLLGERATLADLPVPLELAEIPLASVTGETDDVDAWVRASVLRLAVTHSPTDLQLAAVLGPGRAHVESWLRWLPHAAPRGGGTACVGIGAGEGQALLEELASADGGTAHTLCLVDEQAGIPRRLVEAVAAAAPDRRLHLLWLGSSIETVPAGTGTAVDLGAQPSAAGRLLHRDRGGIEELTSVESLGLHDVWRAARALSGYRDEAAVLAAESMLPGQVRLPGLSGDLADPDDVDRLLERWATSTGLRAQLGMGGEGVVTIDLREDGPHGLVAGTTGAGKSELLQSLLCSLATNNPPSRITFLLVDYKGGAAFREVAELPHSVGYITDLTPALVQRCLTSLHAELTSREHLLAQYGAKDLLAMERDHPEAAPPAMLICVDEFAALLAEVPEFVEGMVSIAQRGRSLGMHMILATQRPAGVVTPQIKANTDLRIALRVAAPDDSVDVIDAPDAAHLSRRTPGRAWLRRTGHGTRELVQVAWVGAREELHADGGRVRIGPFTARELAGGRHAGTTTLHPRSDLERIVTTTGSAFARSGRPAPKKPWLPPLAAEVPLACAAPGTVVLGTGALDDVLVDGAGAEARRVDQLPGQLVLGLLDRPAEQSQTPWVVDYARGGHLLVYGASGSGKSELLRTVAAAATAGSSGRLAVPDCVYAIDAGGGALSVLERMPSVGSVVLEQQTERMMRLIRMLARTIAERNALLAARGASDVDALAALGTPLQRIHLLVDNLPAVLDAFDGGGPVRREHAEHVTTILQEGRRCGVHVTATTPQRTGLTSPVQAAFGQRLVLRMTVPDDYVMLGVPGVVLDGDSPAGRGLVGRDEVQVATVGGAGTPVQAERLDVLCAAVGERYTDGAALPVPAMPTLVPQHLVPAPEDDAVCVGVEAEYVGAVTLALREAPLLVLGRARSGRTSTLLGLAQAARRSSRPPARITLIGPRAATQLVVADGVLEPAEVVDEVVAGAEQAGAWAEALPATDGDDWHLVLVDDVHLWEREWERSGPERAAVEALTVALAGRRGLAVVAASDPDDARSRQHIPGLTQALRRARRVAVVAPEMSDGSLAATTIPMHTSEPLTGPGRALLVSGGSTHVVQLIAASARTSVNGSLS from the coding sequence ATGTGGCGCCTCAGCGTCCTCCCGTCCCCGGAGAGCAAGCTCGCCCCGGTGGACGTGGTGGTCGAGGCCGCCGAGGGCTCGACCGTCGCCGACCTGGCCGCGGGGCTGGGAGACCACCTCGGGGGCCGCGGGCTCCTCCTCGCGCCGACGACGCAGGGGCGCGCCTGGCCGGCCGACACCCCGCTGGTCGACGCCGGCCTGCGCGACGGCGACGTCCTCGAGGTCAGCTCGGTCCCCGCCGACTGGCGCCACCGCCCCGGCCCCCGCCGCACACCCCGCGCCACCGTGCGGGTGGTGGCCGGCCCCGACGCCGGGCGGCACGCCGACATCACCGGCGACACCCTGACGATCGGGCGCGCGCCCTCCAGCGGCCTGCGCCTGTCCGACCCGCTGGTCAGCCGCACCCACGCCCGCATCCTGCTGAGCGAGACGCCGGTCGTCCTCGACGTCGGCTCGGCGCACGGCACCGTCGTCGGCGGGCGCACGATCACCCGCTCGACGCCGGTCGCGTTCGGCGAGCGGATCACGCTCGGCAGCACCGTCGTCGTGATCCACGACGGTGCGGGCGAGGCCGGCCGCGAGCGCGGCGTCCTGCGCTCCCCGCGCTTCGGCGACCGCGTCGTCGCGGCCGAGCTGGACACCCCGACGCCTCCGGGGTCTCCGCGTCCGACGCCGCTGTCCTGGCCGATGATGCTCATGCCGATCCTCATGGGCGCTGCCATGTTCGGGATGACGCGCAGCCCCGTCTCGCTCGTCTTCATGGCCGGCTTCCCGGCGATGATGTTCGCCACCTGGCTCATGCAGCGCGGCCGGGCGCGCCGGGAGTTCGAGGAGGAGACCGCCCTGTGGCGCGAGGACCTGCGCGCCGTGCTCGCCACGATCGAGACCGCGGCCGCCACGCAGCGCGTGAACGCCGTCGACGACGAGCCCGACCTCGGGGTGGTCCTCGCCCGCGCGATCGCCCGCGACCACCGCCTCTGGGTGCGGCGCGACGACAGCGACGACTTCCTCGCCGTCCGCGCCGGCCTCGGCCCGCGCGCGGCGCTCGTCACCGGCAAGGCGGTCACCACCGGCGACCGCGGGCTGCGCGCCGAGGTGACCCGCCTCCTTGGCGAGCGGGCGACGCTCGCCGACCTGCCCGTCCCGCTCGAGCTGGCCGAGATCCCGCTCGCGTCCGTCACCGGGGAGACCGACGACGTCGACGCCTGGGTCCGGGCGAGCGTGCTGCGTCTCGCCGTCACCCACTCCCCGACCGACCTGCAGCTCGCGGCCGTGCTCGGCCCGGGGCGCGCGCACGTCGAGTCCTGGCTGCGCTGGCTCCCGCACGCGGCTCCGCGCGGCGGCGGTACGGCGTGCGTCGGGATCGGGGCCGGCGAGGGGCAGGCGCTGCTGGAGGAGCTGGCGAGCGCCGACGGCGGCACGGCCCACACCCTCTGCCTCGTCGACGAGCAGGCCGGCATCCCGCGGCGGCTGGTCGAGGCGGTCGCGGCGGCCGCCCCCGACCGCCGGCTCCACCTGCTGTGGCTGGGGTCGTCGATCGAGACGGTCCCGGCCGGCACGGGCACCGCGGTCGACCTCGGCGCCCAGCCGTCCGCCGCGGGCCGGCTGCTGCACCGCGACCGCGGCGGGATCGAGGAGCTCACGAGCGTCGAGTCGCTCGGCCTGCACGACGTGTGGCGGGCGGCCCGCGCGCTGTCCGGGTACCGCGACGAGGCCGCCGTGCTCGCCGCCGAGTCGATGCTGCCCGGCCAGGTCCGCCTGCCCGGCCTCTCGGGCGACCTCGCCGACCCCGACGACGTCGATCGTCTCCTCGAGCGCTGGGCGACCTCGACGGGGCTGCGCGCCCAGCTCGGGATGGGCGGCGAGGGCGTCGTCACGATCGACCTGCGCGAGGACGGCCCGCACGGCCTGGTCGCGGGCACCACCGGCGCCGGCAAGAGCGAGCTGCTGCAGTCCCTGCTGTGCTCGCTCGCGACGAACAACCCGCCGTCGCGGATCACCTTCCTGCTCGTCGACTACAAGGGCGGGGCGGCGTTCCGCGAGGTCGCGGAGCTGCCCCACTCGGTCGGCTACATCACCGACCTCACGCCGGCCCTCGTCCAGCGCTGCCTCACCTCGCTGCACGCCGAGCTGACGTCGCGCGAGCACCTGCTGGCGCAGTACGGCGCCAAGGACCTGCTTGCGATGGAGCGCGACCACCCCGAGGCGGCGCCGCCGGCGATGCTCATCTGCGTCGACGAGTTCGCCGCCCTGCTCGCCGAGGTGCCCGAGTTCGTCGAGGGCATGGTCTCGATCGCGCAGCGCGGCCGCTCGCTCGGCATGCACATGATCCTCGCGACGCAGCGGCCGGCCGGTGTGGTCACGCCGCAGATCAAGGCCAACACGGACCTGCGGATCGCGCTGCGCGTCGCCGCCCCGGACGACTCGGTCGACGTCATCGACGCGCCGGACGCCGCGCACCTGTCCCGCCGCACGCCCGGCCGGGCGTGGCTGCGGCGCACCGGTCACGGCACGCGCGAGCTGGTCCAGGTCGCCTGGGTCGGGGCGCGCGAGGAGCTGCACGCCGACGGCGGCCGCGTCCGGATCGGGCCGTTCACCGCGCGCGAGCTCGCCGGCGGCCGGCACGCGGGGACGACGACGCTCCACCCGCGCAGCGACCTCGAGCGGATCGTGACGACGACCGGCTCCGCCTTCGCCCGCAGCGGCCGCCCGGCCCCCAAGAAGCCGTGGCTGCCGCCGCTCGCCGCCGAGGTCCCGCTCGCCTGCGCGGCGCCCGGGACCGTCGTCCTCGGGACCGGCGCGCTGGACGACGTGCTCGTCGACGGCGCCGGCGCCGAGGCGCGCCGCGTCGACCAGCTCCCCGGCCAGCTCGTCCTCGGGCTCCTCGACCGTCCCGCCGAGCAGAGCCAGACCCCGTGGGTCGTCGACTACGCGCGCGGCGGGCACCTGCTGGTCTACGGCGCGTCCGGCAGCGGCAAGTCCGAGCTGCTGCGCACGGTGGCCGCCGCGGCGACCGCCGGCAGCTCGGGTCGGCTGGCCGTTCCCGACTGCGTCTACGCGATCGACGCGGGCGGCGGCGCCCTCTCGGTGCTGGAGCGGATGCCGTCGGTCGGCTCGGTCGTCCTCGAGCAGCAGACCGAGCGGATGATGCGCCTCATCCGGATGCTCGCCCGCACGATCGCCGAGCGGAACGCGCTGCTGGCCGCGCGCGGCGCCTCCGACGTCGACGCGCTGGCCGCGCTCGGCACACCGCTGCAGCGGATCCACCTGCTCGTCGACAACCTCCCGGCCGTGCTCGACGCGTTCGACGGCGGCGGCCCGGTGCGGCGCGAGCACGCCGAGCACGTCACGACCATCCTGCAGGAGGGCCGGCGGTGCGGCGTCCACGTCACGGCCACCACCCCGCAGCGCACGGGGCTGACCTCGCCGGTCCAGGCCGCCTTCGGTCAGCGGCTCGTCCTGCGCATGACGGTCCCGGACGACTACGTCATGCTCGGGGTCCCCGGCGTCGTGCTCGACGGGGACAGCCCCGCCGGACGTGGCCTCGTCGGCCGGGACGAGGTGCAGGTGGCCACCGTCGGCGGCGCCGGGACGCCCGTCCAGGCCGAGCGGCTCGACGTGCTGTGCGCCGCGGTGGGGGAGCGCTACACCGACGGCGCGGCGCTGCCCGTGCCGGCCATGCCGACGCTCGTCCCCCAGCACCTCGTGCCGGCGCCCGAGGACGACGCGGTCTGCGTCGGCGTCGAGGCCGAGTACGTCGGGGCCGTGACGCTCGCGCTGCGCGAGGCGCCGCTGCTCGTGCTCGGCCGCGCCCGCTCGGGGCGCACCTCGACGCTGCTCGGCCTCGCCCAGGCCGCGCGCCGGTCGAGCCGCCCGCCCGCGCGGATCACGCTGATCGGCCCCCGCGCCGCGACGCAGCTCGTCGTCGCCGACGGGGTGCTGGAGCCGGCGGAGGTCGTCGACGAGGTCGTCGCAGGGGCCGAGCAGGCCGGCGCATGGGCCGAGGCCCTGCCGGCCACGGACGGCGACGACTGGCACCTCGTCCTGGTTGACGACGTCCACCTGTGGGAGCGGGAGTGGGAGCGCTCAGGGCCGGAGCGGGCCGCCGTCGAGGCTCTCACGGTCGCGCTCGCCGGCCGCCGGGGGCTGGCCGTCGTCGCCGCGTCCGACCCCGACGACGCGCGCTCGCGCCAGCACATCCCCGGCCTCACCCAGGCCCTGCGCCGCGCGCGCCGCGTCGCCGTCGTCGCGCCGGAGATGTCGGACGGCTCGCTCGCCGCGACCACCATCCCGATGCACACCAGCGAGCCGCTGACCGGCCCCGGTCGCGCACTGCTGGTGTCCGGCGGATCCACCCACGTCGTCCAGCTCATCGCCGCCAGCGCGCGGACCAGCGTGAACGGGAGCCTCTCGTGA
- a CDS encoding WXG100 family type VII secretion target codes for MSQSYDRSTFYGIDTQATRDGATSMQGNADDLGSMVQDISSLLGEVLWIGPAAQRFKGEWDGSMRPQMQQAADSLQANAAEMRRRADAQDAASA; via the coding sequence ATGAGTCAGAGCTACGACCGCAGCACGTTCTACGGGATCGACACCCAGGCGACCCGCGACGGCGCCACCAGCATGCAGGGCAACGCCGACGACCTCGGCTCCATGGTCCAGGACATCAGCTCCCTCCTGGGCGAGGTGCTGTGGATCGGTCCGGCCGCCCAGCGGTTCAAGGGCGAGTGGGACGGCTCGATGCGTCCGCAGATGCAGCAGGCCGCCGACAGCCTGCAGGCGAACGCCGCCGAGATGCGCCGCCGCGCGGACGCCCAGGACGCCGCCTCCGCCTAG
- a CDS encoding formate/nitrite transporter family protein, whose protein sequence is MPSSPSDLFPGKHFISTVLEALETKTAMSGDLARRYLMRAAMAGLVIGLMYGTYFAVLAAFTDLDGDRALLLGKIVGALFFGWALVFIYYSKSELLTSNMMIVTIGLYHRRTTIPKVLRILGLCFLGNFLGGLVFAVLLRFTTIPSGDVGAQMTDAVAHKLAYVSDGLSGWGNLFVRAVLCNFMINLAMLLVYNGIIKDDLTKSIVMVMSVFVFAFLGFEHSVANTVLFTMVGLREGIDVGLAAGNVAIALLGNYVGGGLLIGWYYAYVNDDSGYGRGPVRR, encoded by the coding sequence ATGCCGAGCAGCCCCAGCGACCTCTTCCCCGGGAAGCACTTCATCTCGACGGTGCTGGAGGCGCTCGAGACCAAGACAGCGATGAGCGGCGACCTCGCCCGCCGCTACCTCATGCGCGCGGCGATGGCGGGCCTCGTCATCGGCCTCATGTACGGCACGTACTTCGCGGTCCTCGCGGCGTTCACGGACCTCGACGGGGACCGGGCGCTCCTGCTCGGCAAGATCGTCGGCGCGCTGTTCTTCGGCTGGGCCCTCGTCTTCATCTACTACAGCAAGTCCGAGCTGCTGACGTCGAACATGATGATCGTGACGATCGGGCTCTACCACCGGCGCACGACGATCCCCAAGGTGCTGCGCATCCTCGGCCTGTGCTTCCTCGGCAACTTTCTCGGCGGGCTCGTGTTCGCCGTGCTGCTGCGGTTCACGACGATCCCGTCGGGCGACGTCGGCGCGCAGATGACGGACGCGGTCGCGCACAAGCTCGCCTACGTCTCCGATGGCCTGAGCGGCTGGGGGAACCTGTTCGTCCGGGCGGTCCTGTGCAACTTCATGATCAACCTCGCGATGCTGCTCGTCTACAACGGGATCATCAAGGACGACCTGACGAAGTCGATCGTCATGGTGATGAGCGTGTTCGTGTTCGCGTTCCTCGGGTTCGAGCACTCGGTCGCGAACACCGTGCTGTTCACGATGGTCGGCCTGAGGGAGGGGATCGACGTCGGGCTCGCCGCCGGGAACGTCGCGATCGCGCTGCTGGGCAACTACGTCGGCGGCGGGCTGCTCATCGGCTGGTACTACGCCTACGTCAACGACGACAGCGGCTACGGCCGGGGTCCGGTCCGTCGCTGA
- a CDS encoding NAD-dependent epimerase/dehydratase family protein, translating to MRVMVTGGTGTVGLAVVDLLAARGFDVVVYAASPSAPVARAIGGMARPVEIVEGDVRDGRRLREVMTSRRIHSVVHGAAITPGPERERDDPSTALAVNVVGPSTVLTAFDDTCQGRFVHLGSIAAYGSASVREDLLVEETGQERPESLYEITKLAGESAVLRVADLRGREAVSLRLGDVFGAWEHRTAVRDATSAPFQALAAALAGREIVLPRAGRKAWVYTLDVAESVVAALTAPRLDHAIVNVSSPFVWSVLEWSLALSEHLPGARVRVDEADANVRMFADNAPMSLERGVALGYRAAYGMPRALEHYLAWARDHPDFMA from the coding sequence ATGAGGGTCATGGTCACGGGAGGGACGGGAACGGTCGGGCTGGCCGTCGTCGACCTGCTCGCGGCGCGGGGGTTCGACGTGGTCGTCTACGCCGCGTCGCCGTCGGCCCCGGTGGCCCGGGCCATCGGGGGCATGGCGCGTCCGGTCGAGATCGTCGAGGGCGACGTGCGCGACGGGAGGCGCCTGCGGGAGGTCATGACGAGCCGGAGGATCCACTCGGTCGTGCACGGCGCCGCGATCACGCCGGGGCCCGAGCGCGAGCGCGACGACCCGTCGACGGCGCTCGCGGTCAACGTCGTCGGTCCGTCGACCGTGCTCACGGCCTTCGACGACACCTGCCAGGGCAGGTTCGTGCACCTCGGGTCCATCGCGGCCTACGGGAGCGCGTCGGTGCGCGAGGACCTGCTCGTGGAGGAGACCGGTCAGGAACGCCCGGAGAGCCTCTACGAGATCACGAAGCTGGCCGGGGAGAGCGCCGTGCTGCGCGTCGCTGACCTGCGCGGTCGCGAGGCGGTCAGCCTCCGGCTCGGTGACGTGTTCGGCGCCTGGGAGCATCGGACCGCGGTTCGAGACGCGACCAGCGCCCCGTTCCAGGCGCTCGCCGCCGCGCTGGCCGGCCGGGAGATCGTTCTGCCGAGGGCAGGGCGCAAGGCCTGGGTCTACACGCTCGACGTCGCGGAGTCGGTGGTGGCGGCGCTCACGGCGCCGCGGCTCGACCACGCGATCGTCAACGTGAGCTCGCCCTTCGTCTGGTCGGTCCTCGAGTGGTCGCTGGCGCTCTCGGAGCACCTGCCGGGCGCGCGGGTGCGGGTCGACGAGGCGGACGCGAACGTGCGGATGTTCGCCGACAACGCGCCGATGTCGCTGGAGCGGGGGGTGGCTCTCGGGTATCGCGCCGCCTACGGGATGCCGCGGGCGCTGGAGCACTACCTCGCCTGGGCGCGTGACCACCCCGACTTCATGGCGTGA
- a CDS encoding amidase produces the protein MATHQDGGAVAAVLTALRLASARRDVNAFAGLLPEPALAAAERSDARRASGSRLGRLDGVPYAVKDNVFVAGAPVTWGSRCWAGHRAERSDVCVERMDAAGAVLVGTTTMPELAVGQTTSSAAYGTTRNPVDPRLTPGGSSGGSAAAVAAGIVPVALGTDAGGSTRAPASLTGLYGLRTAAGVVPRVNGFPQLVPGFQTIGILSADLDLVVAALSAMRGPDPRDPGSLLTRRVAPWPGRLRVAVITSVERVRVDPVVLARVAAVAERLRTLGAVVREVPAPYSWSGLREAWDTMAAVGIAAALADAPGPGPAHDGLLAAAARAADVDGADYLRALTSVAHLRAEAEERLWDHDLVLCPTTLTAAWPADGGDPVLSDGTSPDPGDLGAFTHWVNAVGWAALSVPVEPFDDGRPIGVQLVAARGGEDLLLEVAGMLASASATGDIETSGPGSRREGARG, from the coding sequence ATGGCGACGCACCAGGACGGCGGAGCCGTTGCCGCCGTGCTCACGGCGCTGCGGCTCGCATCCGCACGCCGGGACGTGAACGCGTTCGCTGGGCTCCTGCCCGAGCCGGCGCTCGCCGCCGCCGAGCGCTCGGACGCCCGGCGGGCGAGCGGGAGCCGACTCGGCCGGCTCGACGGGGTGCCGTACGCCGTCAAGGACAACGTCTTCGTCGCCGGTGCGCCCGTCACGTGGGGGAGCAGGTGCTGGGCCGGACACCGTGCCGAGCGCTCGGACGTCTGCGTGGAGCGGATGGACGCGGCGGGTGCGGTGCTCGTGGGGACGACGACGATGCCCGAGCTGGCGGTCGGTCAGACGACGTCGAGCGCTGCCTACGGGACGACCCGCAACCCCGTCGACCCGCGCCTGACGCCGGGAGGCTCGTCCGGTGGCTCCGCCGCGGCCGTCGCCGCCGGGATCGTCCCCGTCGCGCTCGGGACGGACGCGGGCGGCTCGACGCGGGCGCCGGCGAGCCTCACGGGCCTGTACGGGCTCAGGACCGCGGCGGGCGTCGTGCCCCGGGTCAACGGGTTCCCCCAGCTCGTCCCCGGGTTCCAGACGATCGGGATCCTCTCCGCCGACCTCGACCTGGTGGTCGCCGCGCTCTCGGCGATGCGCGGGCCCGATCCCCGCGACCCCGGTTCGCTCCTGACCCGCCGGGTGGCGCCGTGGCCGGGTCGGCTGCGCGTCGCCGTCATCACCTCGGTCGAGCGGGTGCGCGTCGATCCGGTCGTGCTGGCCCGCGTCGCCGCCGTCGCCGAGCGGCTGCGGACGCTCGGCGCGGTCGTGCGCGAGGTGCCGGCTCCCTACTCCTGGTCCGGGTTGCGCGAGGCGTGGGACACCATGGCCGCCGTCGGGATCGCCGCCGCGCTGGCCGACGCCCCCGGCCCCGGCCCGGCGCACGACGGGCTGCTCGCGGCCGCGGCGCGGGCGGCCGACGTCGACGGAGCCGACTACCTGCGTGCGCTGACCTCCGTCGCGCACCTGCGGGCGGAGGCCGAGGAGAGGCTGTGGGACCACGACCTCGTGCTGTGCCCGACCACCCTCACGGCGGCGTGGCCGGCGGACGGGGGCGACCCGGTGCTGAGCGACGGCACCTCGCCGGACCCGGGTGACCTCGGCGCGTTCACCCACTGGGTCAACGCCGTCGGGTGGGCGGCGCTGTCGGTACCGGTCGAGCCGTTCGACGACGGACGGCCGATCGGCGTCCAGCTCGTGGCGGCCCGGGGTGGGGAGGACCTGCTGCTGGAGGTCGCGGGCATGCTCGCGAGCGCGTCGGCCACCGGGGACATCGAGACGTCGGGGCCAGGGTCCCGGCGGGAGGGAGCGCGCGGATGA
- a CDS encoding NAD(P)-dependent oxidoreductase, with protein sequence MTPPVPVHLAPTDVPEYRRAIAAGGGEVVDAPHARVLVWSIHREPEALARTLERCPRVEWVMLPSAGVDRFLAAGVLDPSLTWVSAKGVYARPVAEHALTLTLALLRSIRERARAESWGVKRGRTLFGSRVLVIGGGGIARELAALLVPFGVHLTVCRRTPDPVAFAHATIAPDRVAEHVGDADVVVVAVPLSDATRGMVDADLLARMKESSVLVNVGRGAVVVTDDLVDALAAGTIAGAGLDVTDPEPLPDGHPLWSQELALITPHTANTHEMNVPLFADRIVENLERYAAGRRPRGLVDVAAGY encoded by the coding sequence ATGACACCACCCGTCCCGGTGCACCTGGCACCGACCGACGTCCCCGAGTACCGCCGAGCGATCGCGGCCGGCGGCGGCGAGGTCGTCGACGCCCCGCACGCCCGCGTGCTGGTGTGGTCGATCCACCGTGAGCCGGAGGCGCTCGCCCGCACCCTCGAGCGCTGCCCCCGGGTCGAGTGGGTGATGCTCCCGTCCGCCGGGGTGGACAGGTTCCTCGCCGCCGGCGTGCTCGACCCGTCGTTGACGTGGGTCTCGGCGAAGGGGGTCTACGCGCGGCCGGTCGCGGAGCACGCTCTGACGCTCACCCTCGCCCTGCTGCGCTCGATCCGGGAGCGCGCCCGCGCGGAGTCCTGGGGCGTCAAGCGGGGGCGGACGCTGTTCGGCTCGCGCGTGCTCGTCATCGGGGGCGGCGGCATCGCGCGGGAGCTCGCCGCGCTGCTCGTCCCGTTCGGCGTCCATCTCACCGTCTGCCGCCGCACCCCGGACCCGGTCGCGTTCGCGCACGCGACGATCGCACCGGACCGCGTCGCCGAGCACGTCGGCGACGCGGACGTCGTCGTCGTGGCCGTCCCGCTGTCGGACGCGACCCGCGGGATGGTCGACGCCGATCTGCTCGCCCGGATGAAGGAGAGCTCCGTCCTGGTGAACGTCGGCCGCGGGGCCGTGGTCGTGACGGACGACCTCGTCGACGCCCTCGCCGCCGGCACGATCGCGGGCGCGGGGCTCGACGTCACGGACCCGGAACCGCTGCCCGACGGGCACCCCCTCTGGTCGCAGGAGCTGGCGCTCATCACCCCGCACACGGCGAACACGCACGAGATGAACGTGCCGCTCTTCGCCGACCGGATCGTGGAGAACCTCGAGCGGTACGCGGCGGGACGCCGACCACGGGGGCTGGTCGACGTGGCGGCGGGCTACTGA
- a CDS encoding LacI family DNA-binding transcriptional regulator: MAKGDAQRVATILDVAAAAGVSRTTVSRYLSQQFGSMSPATKARIDAAVAELSYRPSRLARGLRQDKSFTIGFVVPDITNPFAISVLRGAESVAEKRGYMLMVCNSDRDPVKERRYLDVLRSYGIDGLLIFTTGHNDEVVRELAAGPVPIVLVDQDIQDAELDLVGSDNVRAVEDAVEHLVEAGYDDVAYFTDVIGSTTSRAERADVFRTRFAPHATVSARVYEADVRDDAQLDAQLEAFLADPRGRRRCLFAGHGVMMLRLYSRLKERGLRIPDEISLLGFDDDEWARSAEPPLTTISQSTRDIGARATELLLDHIDGSVESRTVTRLPARLVVRRSTLPSGAH, from the coding sequence ATGGCGAAGGGCGATGCCCAACGGGTCGCGACGATTCTGGACGTCGCAGCGGCCGCCGGGGTCTCCCGCACGACCGTGTCGCGCTACCTCAGCCAGCAGTTCGGCTCGATGTCGCCCGCGACGAAGGCCCGCATCGACGCGGCCGTGGCCGAGCTCAGCTACCGGCCGAGCCGGCTGGCCCGCGGCCTGCGGCAGGACAAGAGCTTCACGATCGGCTTCGTCGTCCCGGACATCACGAATCCCTTCGCGATCAGCGTCCTGCGCGGAGCCGAGTCCGTCGCGGAGAAGCGCGGGTACATGCTCATGGTCTGCAACAGCGACCGCGACCCGGTCAAGGAGCGCCGCTACCTCGACGTGCTGCGCTCGTACGGCATCGACGGGCTGCTCATCTTCACCACGGGCCACAACGACGAGGTCGTGCGCGAGCTCGCCGCGGGCCCGGTGCCGATCGTGCTGGTGGACCAGGACATCCAGGACGCGGAGCTGGACCTGGTCGGGAGCGACAACGTCCGAGCCGTCGAGGACGCCGTCGAGCACCTGGTCGAGGCCGGCTACGACGACGTCGCCTACTTCACCGACGTCATCGGCTCGACGACCTCGCGGGCCGAGCGGGCCGACGTCTTCCGCACGCGGTTCGCGCCGCACGCGACCGTCTCGGCCCGGGTCTACGAGGCGGACGTGCGCGACGACGCCCAGCTCGACGCCCAGCTCGAGGCGTTCCTCGCCGACCCTCGTGGCCGCAGGAGGTGCCTGTTCGCGGGGCACGGCGTCATGATGCTCCGCCTCTACAGCCGGCTGAAGGAGCGCGGGCTGCGGATCCCGGACGAGATCTCGCTGCTGGGGTTCGACGACGACGAGTGGGCTCGCTCGGCCGAGCCGCCGCTCACCACCATCTCCCAGTCGACCCGCGACATCGGGGCACGCGCCACCGAGCTGCTCCTTGACCACATCGACGGTTCGGTCGAGTCGCGCACGGTGACCCGGCTGCCGGCCAGGCTCGTCGTGCGCCGCTCGACGCTGCCGTCCGGAGCGCACTAG
- a CDS encoding cyclase family protein: MAQRIVDLTLTISDNMPVQAAFQRPVYVTLQTHESSLAMGSGTPDDPHTSSWKYLGMVEHTGTHVDAFFHMNPNGLTIDRMPLEMFFGKAVCFDMTHVPDLGEITVEDLEEAQRRTGITVDGHIVLLNTGFHRRHYPDPHLFDVNPGLSVEATHWLADHGSVIHGVEGPSTDIMSTNLFPSHRVCRDRGITHYEWLVNLEELVGKGEFVFYGVPLRLDAGTGSPVRAFAIVEE, encoded by the coding sequence ATGGCCCAGAGGATCGTCGACCTCACTCTCACCATCAGCGACAACATGCCGGTGCAGGCCGCGTTCCAGCGCCCGGTGTACGTCACGCTGCAGACCCACGAGTCCAGCCTGGCGATGGGGTCGGGAACCCCCGATGACCCCCACACCTCGTCGTGGAAGTACCTCGGGATGGTGGAGCACACGGGGACCCACGTCGACGCCTTCTTCCACATGAACCCGAACGGTCTGACGATCGATCGGATGCCGCTGGAGATGTTCTTCGGGAAGGCGGTCTGCTTCGACATGACCCACGTGCCGGACCTGGGGGAGATCACCGTCGAGGACCTCGAGGAGGCGCAGCGCCGGACGGGCATCACGGTCGACGGGCACATCGTCCTGCTCAACACGGGCTTCCACCGCCGGCACTACCCGGACCCCCACCTGTTCGACGTGAACCCCGGTCTCTCGGTCGAGGCGACGCACTGGCTGGCCGACCACGGCTCGGTCATCCACGGCGTGGAGGGTCCGTCGACCGACATCATGTCCACGAACCTCTTCCCCAGCCACCGTGTGTGCCGCGACCGCGGGATCACCCACTACGAGTGGCTGGTCAACCTCGAGGAGCTCGTCGGAAAGGGCGAGTTCGTCTTCTACGGCGTGCCGCTGCGTCTCGACGCGGGCACCGGTTCGCCGGTGCGTGCTTTTGCCATCGTCGAGGAGTAG